A DNA window from Arachis duranensis cultivar V14167 chromosome 3, aradu.V14167.gnm2.J7QH, whole genome shotgun sequence contains the following coding sequences:
- the LOC107479771 gene encoding uncharacterized protein LOC107479771, with amino-acid sequence MSDIFTDSKIDEQYQEDDGINQQEELVCDQDMMDEQYGSEQDFGDEFTEGVYFFEIDLAEDTHEAAYAADSLAFDFYLKNSNSKGFSARKSKTFKNSIGEVYKQKFVSHRRGFREENAMLPAHRKISKADIMRMMNMLKYGIDTSQIFGLLASQAGGYEFFGYGPRDMYNDITRQRRQFPGDVTRVLKKLEDMRLKDP; translated from the exons ATGTCAGATATATTTACGGACAGTAAGATAGATGAGCAATACCAGGAGGACGATGGCATTAACCAACAAGAAGAGCTAGTATGTGACCAAGATATGATGGATGAACAGTATGGATCAGAACAAGATTTCGGAGATGAATTTACTGAGGGAgtgtatttttttgaaattgatctAGCAGAGGATACCCATGAAGCTGCTTATGCGGCTGACTCC CTtgcatttgatttttatttgaagaacTCAAACTCTAAGGGCTTTAGTGCAAGGAAGAGTAAAACTTTCAAGAATAGTATTGGTGAAGTTTACAAACAAAAGTTTGTATCTCATCGGCGAGGGTTTAGGGAGGAGAA TGCTATGTTGCCTGCCCATAGAAAAATATCAAAGGCAGATATTATGCGAATGATGAACATGCTAAAGTACGGGATTGACACTTCACAGATATTTGGTCTTCTAGCTAGTCAAGCAGGTGGGTATGAATTTTTTGGCTACGGTCCCAGAGATATGTACAATGATATTACTCGGCAAAGGCGTCAATTTCCTGGTGATGTAACACGAGTGTTGAAGAAGTTGGAGGATATGCGGTTGAAGGATCCATAA